A window from Gorilla gorilla gorilla isolate KB3781 chromosome 21, NHGRI_mGorGor1-v2.1_pri, whole genome shotgun sequence encodes these proteins:
- the LOC129529189 gene encoding peptidyl-prolyl cis-trans isomerase A-like, which translates to MVSPTLFFDITVDDAPLGPYSFELFADKIPKTAENFRAVSTGEKGFGYKVSCFHRIIPGFICQGGDFTCHNGTGGKSICGEKSDDENFILKHTGPGILSVVNAGPNTNGSQFVICTAKTEWLDGKHVVFGKVKEGMKIVEAMERFGSRNGKTSKKITIADCRQLQ; encoded by the coding sequence ATGGTCAGCCCCACCTTGTTCTTTGACATCACTGTCGACGACGCGCCCTTAGGCCCCTACTCCTTCGAGCTGTTTGCAGACAAGATTCCAAAGACAGCAGAAAACTTTCGTGCTGTGAGCACTGGAGAGAAAGGATTTGGTTATAAGGTTTCCTGCTTTCACAGAATTATTCCAGGATTTATATGTCAGGGTGGTGACTTCACATGCCATAATGGCACTGGTGGCAAGTCCATCTGTGGGGAGAAATCTGATGATGAGAACTTCATCCTAAAGCATACAGGTCCTGGCATCTTGTCCGTGGTAAATGCTGGACCCAACACAAACGGTTCCCAGTTTGTCATCTGCACTGCCAAGACTGAGTGGTTGGATGGCAAGCATGTAGTCTTTGGCAAGGTGAAAGAAGGCATGAAGATCGTGGAGGCCATGGAGCGCTTTGGGTCCAGGAATGGCAAGACCAGCAAGAAGATCACCATTGCTGACTGTAGACAACTCCAATAA